A window from Malania oleifera isolate guangnan ecotype guangnan chromosome 7, ASM2987363v1, whole genome shotgun sequence encodes these proteins:
- the LOC131160014 gene encoding nuclear transcription factor Y subunit A-7 isoform X2, producing the protein MNKSPGWLQDFTEYSEADEQQKHSEPQIQSSPVSAVSYHTITNPNIQYSTPSELGAGHVMAQAGYPYPDPYYRSIFAPCDAQPYPTQPYGAQPMVHLQLMGIQQAGVPLPSDAVEEPVFVNAKQYHGILRRRQSRAKAESENKALKSRKPYLHESRHLHALRRARGCGGRFLNSKKNGDQENEVASGDKSQSNINLNAGKNDIASSDSAS; encoded by the exons ATGAACAAATCTCCTGGCTGGCTACAAGACTTCACAGAGTA TAGTGAAGCAGATGAGCAGCAAAAGCACTCTGAACCACAAATTCAGTCATCTCCCGTTAGTGCTGTGTCCTATCATACAATCACGAATCCAAACATTCAATATTCAACACCATCAGAACTTGGCGCGGGACATGTTATG GCACAAGCAGGTTATCCGTATCCAGATCCCTACTACAGAAGCATCTTTGCTCCCTGTGATGCACAACCTTATCCTACACAGCCTTATGGTGCACAGCCAATG GTTCACCTTCAGTTGATGGGAATTCAGCAAGCAGGAGTTCCTTTGCCATCAGATGCAGTTGAGGAGCCTGTGTTTGTAAATGCAAAACAATATCATGGCATCTTGCGACGCCGACAATCTCGCGCAAAAGCTGAATCAGAAAATAAAGCCCTCAAGTCTAGGAAG CCGTACTTGCATGAATCTCGACATCTGCATGCATTGAGAAGAGCCAGAGGATGCGGAGGCCGATTCCTCAATTCAAAGAAAAATGGGGACCAAGAGAATGAGGTGGCATCAGGTGACAAATCTCAGTCGAATATCAATCTTAATGCTGGTAAAAATGACATTGCTTCCTCAGACAGTGCATCTTAA
- the LOC131160014 gene encoding nuclear transcription factor Y subunit A-7 isoform X3, with protein MTSSAHDPSDSSEADEQQKHSEPQIQSSPVSAVSYHTITNPNIQYSTPSELGAGHVMAQAGYPYPDPYYRSIFAPCDAQPYPTQPYGAQPMVHLQLMGIQQAGVPLPSDAVEEPVFVNAKQYHGILRRRQSRAKAESENKALKSRKPYLHESRHLHALRRARGCGGRFLNSKKNGDQENEVASGDKSQSNINLNAGKNDIASSDSAS; from the exons ATGACTTCTTCTGCGCATGATCCTTCTG ATAGTAGTGAAGCAGATGAGCAGCAAAAGCACTCTGAACCACAAATTCAGTCATCTCCCGTTAGTGCTGTGTCCTATCATACAATCACGAATCCAAACATTCAATATTCAACACCATCAGAACTTGGCGCGGGACATGTTATG GCACAAGCAGGTTATCCGTATCCAGATCCCTACTACAGAAGCATCTTTGCTCCCTGTGATGCACAACCTTATCCTACACAGCCTTATGGTGCACAGCCAATG GTTCACCTTCAGTTGATGGGAATTCAGCAAGCAGGAGTTCCTTTGCCATCAGATGCAGTTGAGGAGCCTGTGTTTGTAAATGCAAAACAATATCATGGCATCTTGCGACGCCGACAATCTCGCGCAAAAGCTGAATCAGAAAATAAAGCCCTCAAGTCTAGGAAG CCGTACTTGCATGAATCTCGACATCTGCATGCATTGAGAAGAGCCAGAGGATGCGGAGGCCGATTCCTCAATTCAAAGAAAAATGGGGACCAAGAGAATGAGGTGGCATCAGGTGACAAATCTCAGTCGAATATCAATCTTAATGCTGGTAAAAATGACATTGCTTCCTCAGACAGTGCATCTTAA
- the LOC131160014 gene encoding nuclear transcription factor Y subunit A-7 isoform X1 — protein MISCFDCRKCCLRCWKRTKRHAYKIAAAINQLLSMPPIVIELQKTPRSPSNPLVNLTACEDKDSSEADEQQKHSEPQIQSSPVSAVSYHTITNPNIQYSTPSELGAGHVMAQAGYPYPDPYYRSIFAPCDAQPYPTQPYGAQPMVHLQLMGIQQAGVPLPSDAVEEPVFVNAKQYHGILRRRQSRAKAESENKALKSRKPYLHESRHLHALRRARGCGGRFLNSKKNGDQENEVASGDKSQSNINLNAGKNDIASSDSAS, from the exons ATGTTGGAAGAGAACAAAAAGACACGCTTACAAAATTGCGGCCGCCATCAATCAACTTCTTAGCATGCCCCCTATTGTTATCGAGCTCCAGAAGACTCCAAGGTCTCCTTCAAATCCTCTAGTCAACCTCACTGCTTGTGAGGATAAGG ATAGTAGTGAAGCAGATGAGCAGCAAAAGCACTCTGAACCACAAATTCAGTCATCTCCCGTTAGTGCTGTGTCCTATCATACAATCACGAATCCAAACATTCAATATTCAACACCATCAGAACTTGGCGCGGGACATGTTATG GCACAAGCAGGTTATCCGTATCCAGATCCCTACTACAGAAGCATCTTTGCTCCCTGTGATGCACAACCTTATCCTACACAGCCTTATGGTGCACAGCCAATG GTTCACCTTCAGTTGATGGGAATTCAGCAAGCAGGAGTTCCTTTGCCATCAGATGCAGTTGAGGAGCCTGTGTTTGTAAATGCAAAACAATATCATGGCATCTTGCGACGCCGACAATCTCGCGCAAAAGCTGAATCAGAAAATAAAGCCCTCAAGTCTAGGAAG CCGTACTTGCATGAATCTCGACATCTGCATGCATTGAGAAGAGCCAGAGGATGCGGAGGCCGATTCCTCAATTCAAAGAAAAATGGGGACCAAGAGAATGAGGTGGCATCAGGTGACAAATCTCAGTCGAATATCAATCTTAATGCTGGTAAAAATGACATTGCTTCCTCAGACAGTGCATCTTAA